In the genome of Sphingomonas naphthae, one region contains:
- a CDS encoding TonB-dependent receptor encodes MTRMPTMLHTGAALAALIAAAPAFAQDVPAAAETTTAADAGSGEIVVVARRREERLLDVPIAVTALSGNDLAKQQAIDLSGVQGTIPNVNMVQGRGSASNANIFIRGVGQPDALQTFDPAVGVYVDGVYMSRIQGALFNLFDVERVEVLRGPQGTLYGKNTIGGAVNVVSKKPNLSTLTAAGSATYGRFDQILLNGYVSAPLVTDKVALSIAGVWDKRDGLVTDPLTGRKYNDRDTVAGRAILRARPTETLELIAAGDYTRQRTAATLGYATATLTNINLLTGASINVKPGYPLGRYDYRTSTSLKPGQGQRLDHWGGSLTANLELNDIFSLSSITAYRRLKPDYYIDFDATELQVADAFVGVRQRQFSQELQFKVDTGKLNAVAGLYYLREHITSHQESYDDNYLRLGAVPVTFTRYIDDDQLTHSYAAFGQATYDFTDQLALTAGLRYTKEKKRYFRTTYTVLAGAATAPFVFPNSLPAPFNADDTATFDAWTPSATLSFKPTPDTLLYGSASKGFKSGGFNGRVNGLGDVTQVINGVTTVVPNFAPETVWTYEVGAKGSFLDRRVSISADVFRSDYKDFQARVGGGTTGVAGGSFPVVNAGKLRIWGVEAELAVRPTRQWNIRANLGYLNAKYLEFNDSRRAPAFSCNPTGNAITCRPAFTPPITYSLGSDYAIPLGEMGSVTVGGDMRFVDKHFLSVDNRAGLKEPGYYLFNAFVQFDAAGGRYYVRGGVKNITKTLYRTDGQEFSSVGNIQTVYYGDPRTWSVTAGFRF; translated from the coding sequence ATGACCCGTATGCCCACGATGCTGCACACCGGCGCGGCGCTCGCCGCGCTGATCGCCGCCGCCCCCGCCTTCGCGCAGGACGTGCCCGCCGCCGCCGAGACCACCACCGCCGCCGATGCCGGCAGCGGCGAGATCGTCGTCGTCGCGCGTCGCCGCGAGGAGCGGTTGCTCGACGTGCCGATCGCCGTCACCGCGCTGTCGGGCAACGACCTCGCCAAGCAGCAGGCGATCGACCTGTCGGGCGTGCAGGGCACGATCCCCAACGTGAACATGGTGCAGGGGCGTGGCTCGGCCTCCAACGCCAACATCTTCATTCGCGGCGTCGGCCAGCCCGACGCGCTCCAGACCTTCGACCCAGCGGTCGGCGTGTATGTCGACGGCGTCTACATGAGCCGCATCCAGGGCGCGCTGTTCAACCTGTTCGATGTCGAGCGGGTCGAGGTGCTGCGCGGGCCGCAGGGCACGCTCTACGGCAAGAACACGATCGGCGGCGCGGTCAACGTCGTCAGCAAGAAGCCCAATCTCTCGACGCTGACGGCCGCGGGATCGGCCACCTACGGCCGCTTCGACCAGATTTTGCTCAACGGCTATGTCTCCGCCCCGCTCGTCACCGACAAGGTCGCGCTGTCGATCGCGGGCGTGTGGGACAAGCGCGACGGCCTCGTCACCGATCCGCTGACCGGCCGCAAGTACAACGACCGCGATACGGTCGCCGGCCGCGCCATCCTGCGCGCCAGGCCGACCGAGACGCTCGAGCTGATCGCGGCGGGCGACTATACCCGCCAGCGCACCGCCGCGACCCTGGGCTATGCCACCGCGACGCTCACCAACATCAACCTGCTGACGGGCGCGAGCATCAACGTGAAGCCGGGCTATCCGCTCGGCCGCTACGATTATCGCACCTCGACCAGCCTGAAGCCCGGCCAGGGCCAGCGGCTGGATCATTGGGGCGGATCGCTCACCGCCAACCTCGAGCTGAACGACATCTTCTCGCTCTCCTCGATCACCGCCTATCGCCGCCTGAAGCCCGATTATTACATCGATTTCGACGCGACCGAATTGCAGGTGGCCGATGCCTTCGTCGGCGTGCGCCAGCGCCAGTTCAGCCAGGAGCTTCAGTTCAAGGTCGATACCGGCAAGCTCAACGCGGTCGCCGGCCTCTATTACCTGCGCGAGCACATCACCTCGCATCAGGAAAGCTATGACGACAATTACCTGCGCCTCGGCGCGGTGCCCGTCACCTTCACCCGCTATATCGACGACGATCAGCTGACCCACAGCTATGCGGCGTTCGGCCAGGCGACCTACGACTTCACCGACCAATTGGCGCTGACCGCCGGCCTGCGCTACACCAAGGAAAAGAAGCGCTATTTCCGCACGACCTATACCGTGCTGGCCGGCGCCGCGACCGCGCCCTTCGTGTTCCCCAACAGCCTGCCCGCGCCCTTCAACGCGGACGATACCGCCACCTTCGATGCATGGACGCCGTCGGCCACCCTGTCGTTCAAGCCGACGCCGGATACGTTGCTGTACGGATCGGCCTCGAAGGGGTTCAAGTCGGGCGGCTTCAACGGCCGCGTGAACGGTCTGGGCGACGTGACGCAGGTCATCAACGGCGTCACCACCGTCGTCCCGAACTTCGCGCCGGAGACGGTGTGGACCTATGAGGTCGGCGCCAAGGGCAGCTTCCTCGATCGCCGGGTGAGCATCTCGGCCGACGTGTTCCGTTCGGACTACAAGGACTTCCAGGCGCGGGTCGGCGGCGGCACCACGGGTGTCGCGGGCGGCAGCTTCCCGGTGGTCAACGCCGGCAAGCTGCGCATCTGGGGCGTCGAGGCGGAACTGGCGGTGCGCCCGACCCGCCAGTGGAACATCCGCGCCAACCTCGGCTACCTCAACGCGAAATATCTGGAGTTCAACGACAGCCGCCGCGCGCCGGCCTTCTCGTGCAACCCGACCGGCAACGCCATCACCTGCCGGCCGGCCTTCACCCCGCCGATCACCTACAGCCTGGGCAGCGACTATGCGATCCCGCTCGGCGAGATGGGCAGCGTCACGGTCGGCGGCGACATGCGCTTCGTCGACAAGCATTTCCTGTCGGTCGACAATCGCGCGGGGCTGAAGGAGCCGGGCTATTATCTGTTCAACGCCTTCGTCCAGTTCGACGCGGCGGGAGGCAGATATTACGTTCGGGGCGGCGTGAAGAACATCACCAAGACGCTGTACCGCACCGACGGGCAGGAATTCTCCTCGGTCGGCAACATCCAGACGGTGTATTATGGCGATCCGCGGACGTGGAGCGTGACGGCCGGGTTCCGGTTCTGA
- a CDS encoding thymidine kinase, whose translation MAKLYFYYASMNAGKSTTLLQADFNYRERGMETMLFTAAIDDRYEAGTIASRIGLAMPAVSFDRDTDMLAAIAARHAESRLSCVLIDEAQFLCRDQVFQLARVCDELDVPVLAYGLRTDFQAELFEGSRHLLALADSLVELKAVCACGRKATMNLRVDAKGHAVREGAQTEIGGNDRYVAVCRRHFMRGDAGGGR comes from the coding sequence TCCAGGCGGACTTCAACTATCGCGAGCGCGGCATGGAGACGATGCTGTTCACCGCCGCGATCGACGACCGCTACGAAGCGGGCACGATCGCCTCGCGCATCGGCCTGGCCATGCCCGCCGTCTCCTTCGATCGCGACACGGACATGCTCGCCGCGATCGCCGCGCGCCATGCGGAAAGCCGCTTGAGCTGCGTGTTGATCGACGAGGCGCAATTCCTCTGCCGCGATCAGGTGTTCCAGCTGGCGCGGGTGTGCGACGAGCTGGACGTGCCGGTGCTGGCCTATGGCCTGCGCACCGATTTCCAGGCGGAATTGTTCGAGGGCAGCCGCCATCTGCTGGCGCTGGCGGATTCGCTGGTCGAGCTGAAGGCGGTCTGCGCCTGCGGCCGCAAGGCGACGATGAACCTGCGGGTGGACGCCAAGGGCCACGCGGTGCGCGAGGGCGCGCAGACCGAGATCGGGGGTAACGACCGCTATGTGGCGGTGTGCCGGCGGCATTTCATGCGCGGGGACGCGGGCGGGGGGCGGTGA